Proteins co-encoded in one Leucobacter exalbidus genomic window:
- a CDS encoding YihY/virulence factor BrkB family protein, whose product MTKTPELSRLASEAENVERRSKTLIDRGIAIKNWVMRQRPVRAFSHFTDAGGSVLSGGMSYQALFAVFAGLYVGFSVFGISLRKRPELLSTLVDQINLFVPGLLGTNGVVQVHTLLEARAIDWTSLVAGVSLLWVALNWFTGTRRSIRIIFSLEVKQYRNAILLKLRDFALACAFFAAIIISAVLTVFSSTLANLVLEWLGMSTDSWLLGTFGTIARFSAVYLFDVLLLIAMHRYLAEVDVPKWRLLRGCALGAVALLVLKILGGALLGGASNNPLLASFAVLVGLLLWFNFICRALMLTSAWIAVGEDPKLGLPVAPGLVLPRHASASEIDEVALTTQAAKEARAEKPAHAATTDAEKPADAKQSAGTEKPAHAES is encoded by the coding sequence ATGACGAAGACGCCAGAACTGAGCCGACTGGCAAGCGAAGCCGAGAACGTCGAACGCCGCAGCAAAACACTCATCGACCGCGGCATCGCGATCAAGAACTGGGTGATGCGGCAGCGCCCGGTGCGCGCCTTCTCGCACTTCACTGATGCCGGCGGCAGCGTGCTGTCGGGCGGCATGAGCTACCAGGCCCTGTTCGCGGTGTTCGCCGGCCTCTACGTTGGCTTCAGCGTCTTCGGTATTTCGCTGCGCAAACGCCCCGAACTGCTGAGCACCCTCGTCGACCAGATCAACCTGTTCGTGCCCGGGCTGCTCGGCACCAACGGGGTGGTGCAGGTGCACACGCTGCTCGAGGCCCGCGCGATCGACTGGACGAGCCTGGTTGCAGGCGTCTCACTGCTGTGGGTCGCACTGAACTGGTTCACTGGCACGCGACGTTCGATTCGCATCATCTTCAGCCTTGAAGTGAAGCAGTACCGCAACGCCATCTTGCTGAAACTGCGCGATTTTGCGCTGGCGTGCGCGTTCTTTGCGGCGATCATTATCTCGGCCGTGCTCACCGTGTTCAGCTCGACCCTCGCCAACTTGGTGCTCGAGTGGCTCGGCATGAGCACCGATTCGTGGCTGCTGGGCACGTTTGGCACGATCGCCCGATTCAGTGCCGTGTACCTGTTTGATGTGCTGCTGCTGATCGCCATGCACCGGTACCTCGCCGAGGTTGATGTGCCCAAGTGGCGCCTGCTGCGCGGGTGTGCGCTGGGGGCCGTGGCCCTGCTCGTGCTGAAGATTCTGGGCGGCGCGCTGCTGGGCGGAGCATCGAACAACCCGCTGCTCGCGTCGTTCGCGGTGCTCGTGGGTTTGCTGCTGTGGTTCAACTTTATTTGCCGAGCACTGATGCTCACGTCAGCGTGGATCGCCGTGGGCGAAGACCCCAAGCTGGGGCTGCCCGTGGCGCCCGGGCTGGTACTGCCGCGTCACGCCTCAGCGTCTGAGATCGACGAGGTCGCACTGACGACGCAGGCCGCGAAAGAGGCGCGCGCCGAGAAGCCCGCTCACGCCGCGACGACAGACGCCGAGAAGCCAGCTGACGCTAAGCAGTCAGCCGGCACCGAGAAGCCGGCTCACGCCGAGAGCTGA
- a CDS encoding extracellular solute-binding protein, whose translation MNKKMLAVPLAMAAALGLALVGCSSSTGGDAGGSGELKIDVPDIAAVSEIGDFEKELNIVSWSGFVEPEWVKPFEEETGCKVNRKIAGTSDEMVQLMRTGNYDLVSASGDASLRLIVGGDVQPLNLDLIPNFGDDIVEGMQGQVYDTLNGKSYGVPIGRGANILQYNTDVVKEAPTSWDVAWESDSPYAGKIIGYDAPIYIADAAVYLMAHNPDLGITNPYALDETQLAAAVDLLKQQNEVIGEYWSDPTAQITSFNGGDVVVGTSWEVLKRLSENPKLEGVLPEEGSTGWSDAWMLAAESEHPNCAYEWMNVTSAPEVNGQIAMNFGMAPANAAFCELNDEARKHCEDFNATDEEYFSNVWFWTTPIEQCIDGRTDVTCTNFQQWTDAWMTVKG comes from the coding sequence ATGAACAAGAAGATGCTGGCCGTTCCGCTGGCCATGGCGGCGGCCTTGGGCCTCGCGCTCGTCGGCTGTTCTAGCAGCACCGGCGGCGACGCCGGCGGCAGTGGCGAACTCAAGATCGACGTCCCCGATATCGCAGCAGTGAGCGAGATCGGCGACTTCGAGAAGGAGCTCAACATTGTCTCGTGGTCGGGCTTCGTTGAGCCCGAGTGGGTGAAGCCGTTCGAAGAGGAGACCGGCTGCAAGGTGAACCGCAAGATTGCGGGCACCTCAGACGAAATGGTGCAGCTCATGCGCACCGGTAACTACGACCTCGTCTCAGCTTCGGGCGACGCCAGCCTGCGCCTCATCGTGGGCGGCGATGTGCAGCCCCTCAACCTCGACCTCATCCCCAACTTCGGCGACGACATCGTTGAGGGCATGCAGGGCCAGGTCTATGACACGCTCAACGGCAAGTCATACGGTGTGCCCATCGGCCGCGGCGCCAACATTCTGCAGTACAACACCGATGTGGTGAAGGAAGCCCCCACCAGCTGGGATGTGGCGTGGGAGTCAGACAGCCCGTACGCCGGCAAGATCATTGGCTACGATGCCCCGATCTACATCGCTGACGCTGCCGTCTACCTGATGGCGCACAACCCCGACCTGGGCATCACGAACCCCTACGCGCTCGACGAGACGCAGCTCGCTGCCGCCGTCGACCTGCTGAAGCAGCAGAACGAAGTCATCGGCGAATACTGGTCTGACCCCACCGCCCAGATCACCTCGTTCAACGGCGGCGACGTGGTCGTCGGCACCTCGTGGGAGGTACTGAAGCGCCTGTCAGAGAACCCGAAGCTCGAGGGCGTGCTGCCCGAAGAGGGTTCGACCGGCTGGTCTGATGCGTGGATGCTTGCCGCAGAGTCTGAGCACCCCAACTGCGCATACGAGTGGATGAACGTCACCTCAGCGCCCGAGGTGAACGGCCAGATCGCCATGAACTTCGGCATGGCTCCCGCCAACGCCGCGTTCTGTGAGCTCAACGATGAGGCCCGCAAGCACTGCGAGGACTTCAACGCCACAGACGAGGAGTACTTCTCGAACGTGTGGTTCTGGACCACCCCCATCGAGCAGTGCATCGACGGTCGCACCGACGTCACCTGCACGAACTTCCAGCAGTGGACCGACGCCTGGATGACGGTCAAGGGCTAA
- the sdhC gene encoding succinate dehydrogenase, cytochrome b556 subunit — MSAQTAEAAPAAKKKSRPGGTLYRGNEGMWSWVLHRITGVAIFFFLLVHVLDTALVRVSPEAYNAVMSTYKTPVMGLGEAALVAAIVFHAYNGIRIILVDYWSKGARYHRAMFWIVIALWAVTMAGFLPRHLMNVFGH; from the coding sequence GTGTCAGCCCAAACGGCAGAAGCCGCACCAGCGGCAAAGAAGAAGAGTCGCCCGGGCGGCACGCTCTATCGTGGAAACGAAGGAATGTGGTCGTGGGTGTTGCATCGCATCACCGGCGTTGCCATCTTCTTCTTCCTCCTCGTGCACGTGCTTGATACCGCACTGGTGCGGGTCAGCCCCGAGGCGTACAACGCTGTCATGTCCACCTACAAGACTCCGGTCATGGGTCTGGGCGAAGCGGCTCTCGTTGCAGCGATCGTGTTCCACGCGTACAACGGCATCCGCATTATTCTGGTCGATTACTGGAGCAAGGGCGCTCGTTACCACCGCGCCATGTTCTGGATCGTTATCGCCCTGTGGGCAGTAACGATGGCCGGCTTCCTGCCGCGCCACCTGATGAACGTATTCGGTCACTAG
- a CDS encoding FadR/GntR family transcriptional regulator, protein MSTPFAQSPSHSTSRLRTAAFAPIGDEGRTELVESRLVQAISVGAFTEGERLPSETELSALMGVAVVTVREALSGLRHRGLIETKRGRNGGSFVRPSRGAVEEVNARALMAMPRVALADLGVHYEVVSAACAEYACQRATEEELDVAAEVLASARDLDAAQWRRRVTEVQLELAALSQSVRLTNEHVRVQTEFTPLLALQDLDERARLATHDALTAQILATRDSDVAAARAAVRDSVRGSMRWLVTFRTELLAVPQDASLHATLETRRQTI, encoded by the coding sequence GTGAGTACACCCTTTGCGCAGTCCCCGTCGCACAGCACCAGTCGGCTGCGCACCGCTGCGTTTGCACCCATCGGTGACGAGGGCCGCACCGAACTCGTTGAATCCAGGCTCGTGCAGGCGATCTCGGTCGGCGCGTTCACCGAGGGGGAGCGGCTGCCAAGCGAAACCGAGCTCTCGGCGCTCATGGGGGTCGCCGTGGTCACCGTGCGTGAAGCGCTCAGCGGCCTGCGGCACCGCGGCCTGATCGAGACGAAGCGTGGCCGTAACGGGGGCAGCTTTGTGCGCCCCAGCCGCGGCGCGGTCGAAGAAGTGAACGCTCGCGCGTTGATGGCAATGCCGCGTGTGGCCCTCGCCGACCTGGGCGTGCACTACGAAGTGGTGTCGGCCGCGTGCGCCGAGTACGCCTGCCAGCGCGCCACCGAAGAAGAACTCGATGTGGCGGCCGAGGTGTTGGCTTCGGCCCGCGACCTCGACGCCGCCCAGTGGCGCCGACGGGTGACCGAGGTGCAGCTCGAGCTCGCCGCCCTCAGCCAGTCGGTGCGCCTCACTAACGAGCACGTGCGGGTGCAGACCGAATTCACTCCGCTCCTAGCGCTGCAAGACCTCGATGAGCGAGCCCGTCTCGCCACGCACGACGCCCTCACCGCGCAGATCCTGGCCACGCGCGACAGCGATGTCGCGGCGGCCCGGGCCGCGGTGCGCGACAGCGTGCGCGGGTCGATGCGCTGGCTCGTGACATTTCGCACTGAGCTCCTCGCGGTGCCGCAAGACGCGTCACTTCATGCAACACTGGAAACACGCCGCCAGACGATCTGA
- a CDS encoding succinate dehydrogenase iron-sulfur subunit, which yields MSESHAPGNPSEESGIQARTVTILVRRYLPESGREAYWEDFDVQMYPTDRVLDALHQIKWDQDGTLSFRRSCAHGICGSDAMRINGKNRLACKTLIKDLDISKPIYVEAIKGLPLEKDLIVDMEPFFASFREVQPFLVAGSAPENGKERIQSVADRERFDDTTKCILCAACTTSCPVFWTDGQYFGPAAIVNAHRFIFDSRDDNAQVRLDILNDKEGVWRCRTTFNCSDACPRGIQVTKAIAEVKAAVRSGKIS from the coding sequence ATGAGCGAGTCACACGCACCGGGAAACCCCTCGGAAGAGTCGGGCATCCAGGCCCGCACCGTCACGATTCTCGTGCGCCGTTACCTGCCCGAGTCGGGCCGCGAGGCGTACTGGGAAGACTTCGACGTTCAGATGTACCCCACCGATCGCGTGCTTGATGCACTGCACCAGATCAAGTGGGATCAGGATGGCACGCTGTCGTTCCGCCGCTCCTGCGCACACGGCATCTGTGGTTCAGACGCCATGCGCATCAACGGCAAGAACCGCCTCGCCTGCAAGACCCTGATCAAGGATCTTGACATCTCGAAGCCGATCTACGTTGAAGCCATCAAGGGCCTGCCCCTCGAGAAGGATCTCATCGTCGACATGGAGCCGTTCTTCGCGTCATTCCGCGAAGTACAGCCCTTCCTCGTTGCGGGCTCAGCGCCCGAGAACGGCAAGGAGCGCATCCAGTCGGTCGCCGATCGCGAGCGCTTTGACGACACCACCAAGTGCATTCTGTGCGCTGCGTGCACCACGTCATGCCCCGTGTTCTGGACCGATGGTCAGTACTTCGGCCCCGCCGCGATCGTCAACGCTCACCGCTTTATCTTCGACTCGCGCGACGATAACGCACAGGTGCGCCTCGACATCCTGAACGACAAAGAGGGCGTGTGGCGTTGCCGCACCACCTTCAACTGTTCAGACGCATGCCCCCGTGGCATCCAGGTCACCAAGGCAATCGCCGAGGTCAAGGCCGCAGTTCGTTCGGGCAAGATCAGCTAA
- a CDS encoding pseudouridine synthase has product MPPRSPLPSRFGLDAAWLRTADGASRAPVPAAQLPAAHAAPDPDQAAPANPAAATKPAWETMREWLVARVGMHLDVDAFIADGRFVYETGAPVRAGDRYTPNTFVWFHRDLAAEAEVPGELSIVHRDDRLIVIDKPAFLSTIPRGKHVLQSVVVRLRHELGLPELTPMHRLDRVTSGLLVLTTERRWRGAYQSMFQRRGEVRKTYHAVAQLNPALTFPLTVENHLAKQRGTHQAEVVPGAQINARSTIEFERALTAAESAGIGYEAQGLPGELAAQPPVLGRYRLTPHTGRTHQLRMHMWGAGIPITGDPLYPTDLGIEVDDFSTPLQLLASEIAFTDPVSGVERSFTSELNLPLRP; this is encoded by the coding sequence GTGCCCCCGCGTTCCCCGCTTCCCTCTCGTTTCGGCCTCGATGCCGCCTGGCTGCGCACGGCAGACGGCGCCTCGCGCGCCCCGGTCCCCGCGGCCCAGCTTCCAGCGGCGCATGCTGCCCCGGATCCGGATCAAGCCGCCCCAGCCAACCCAGCCGCCGCGACCAAGCCGGCCTGGGAGACCATGCGCGAGTGGCTCGTAGCGCGGGTGGGGATGCACCTCGACGTCGATGCGTTTATCGCCGACGGCCGGTTCGTGTACGAAACGGGAGCGCCGGTGCGGGCGGGGGACCGCTACACCCCCAACACCTTCGTGTGGTTTCACCGCGACCTCGCCGCCGAGGCCGAGGTGCCGGGCGAGCTCAGCATTGTGCACCGCGATGACCGGCTGATCGTGATCGATAAGCCGGCGTTTTTATCGACGATTCCGCGCGGTAAACACGTGCTGCAGAGCGTGGTGGTGCGGCTGCGTCACGAGCTCGGGCTGCCCGAGCTGACGCCCATGCACAGGCTCGACCGGGTGACCTCGGGGCTGTTGGTGCTCACCACCGAGCGGCGCTGGCGCGGCGCCTATCAGTCGATGTTTCAGCGCCGCGGTGAGGTGCGCAAGACCTATCACGCGGTCGCGCAGCTGAACCCCGCGCTCACGTTTCCGCTGACGGTCGAGAACCACCTGGCGAAGCAGCGCGGCACCCACCAGGCTGAGGTGGTGCCCGGGGCGCAGATCAATGCGCGCTCAACGATCGAGTTTGAGCGCGCGCTCACCGCGGCAGAGAGCGCGGGCATCGGCTACGAAGCGCAGGGTCTACCGGGCGAACTCGCAGCGCAGCCGCCCGTGCTGGGTCGCTACCGCCTCACCCCGCACACGGGCCGCACGCACCAGCTGCGCATGCACATGTGGGGCGCGGGTATTCCGATCACGGGCGACCCGCTGTACCCCACCGATTTGGGCATCGAGGTCGATGACTTCTCGACCCCGCTGCAGCTGCTCGCCAGTGAGATCGCGTTCACTGACCCGGTTTCAGGTGTGGAACGATCTTTCACGAGTGAGCTGAACCTGCCGCTGCGCCCATAG
- a CDS encoding ABC transporter ATP-binding protein, with protein MSHTSSPGSAAGFGSSQARPRKNEEHTHLLATAGSAVSVKQVTKQFGDFTAVKDLDIEIRDGEFFSMLGPSGSGKTTVLRMIAGFEAVTSGTIELHGTDVTNDAPFDREVNTVFQDYALFPHLTIAENVAYGLKVRKVAKTERDRLVREALEQVQLTQVADRRPSQLSGGQRQRIALARALILRPRVLLLDEPLGALDKQLREQMQVELKQIQREVGITFIFVTHDQEEALTLSDRVAVFNNGKIEQVGTPREVYEFPQTEFVAQFLGTTNLLPVDLSNDLFGDARVHSVRPERVHLTDPTAPIEIGTISIAGTIAEAVYAGPTTKYLIDTDRGVRIIAEKHNSHTPSTEALVQRGDRVSVSFRAEHATPIPEPSTASSARTAA; from the coding sequence ATGTCTCACACTTCTTCCCCAGGCTCTGCGGCCGGGTTTGGCAGCAGCCAGGCTCGCCCCCGCAAGAACGAGGAACACACCCACCTGCTCGCCACCGCTGGCTCTGCAGTCTCGGTGAAGCAGGTCACGAAGCAGTTCGGTGATTTCACCGCGGTGAAAGATCTCGACATTGAGATTCGAGACGGCGAGTTCTTCTCGATGCTGGGCCCCTCGGGGTCGGGCAAGACCACGGTGCTGCGCATGATCGCGGGCTTTGAAGCGGTCACCTCGGGCACCATTGAGCTGCACGGCACCGACGTCACCAATGATGCCCCGTTCGACCGCGAGGTGAACACGGTGTTTCAGGACTACGCCCTGTTTCCTCACCTCACCATTGCCGAAAACGTTGCCTACGGCCTCAAGGTACGCAAGGTTGCTAAGACCGAACGTGACCGGCTGGTGCGCGAGGCCCTCGAGCAGGTGCAACTGACGCAGGTCGCCGATCGCCGCCCCTCGCAGCTCTCGGGCGGTCAGCGGCAGCGCATCGCGCTCGCCCGCGCACTGATTTTGCGGCCCCGCGTGCTGCTGCTCGATGAGCCACTGGGTGCGCTTGATAAGCAGCTGCGCGAACAGATGCAGGTCGAGCTGAAGCAGATTCAGCGCGAGGTGGGCATCACCTTCATCTTTGTCACCCACGATCAAGAAGAAGCCCTCACGCTGTCTGACCGCGTGGCCGTGTTCAACAACGGCAAGATCGAACAGGTGGGCACTCCCCGCGAGGTCTACGAATTCCCTCAGACCGAATTTGTGGCCCAGTTCTTGGGCACCACCAACTTGCTGCCCGTAGATCTCTCGAATGATCTGTTCGGCGATGCGCGCGTGCACAGTGTGCGCCCCGAGCGCGTACACCTCACCGATCCCACCGCCCCCATTGAGATCGGCACGATCTCCATCGCCGGCACCATTGCCGAGGCTGTTTACGCAGGCCCGACCACGAAGTACCTCATTGACACCGATCGCGGTGTGCGCATTATCGCTGAGAAGCACAACTCGCACACCCCTTCCACTGAGGCGCTCGTGCAGCGCGGCGACCGCGTCAGCGTGAGCTTTCGCGCCGAACACGCCACCCCCATCCCCGAGCCCAGTACGGCATCGTCGGCGCGCACCGCCGCCTAA
- a CDS encoding mannose-1-phosphate guanylyltransferase codes for MTEAAKSTAPLDRLTCVIPAGGVGSRLWPLSRANAPKFLLDLTGSGDSLLRATWARLAPITPPERVIVVTGVSHRDSVIKQLPELLTENLVTESEPKDSSAAIGLAAAILELRDPDAIIGSFAADHVIRNEVLFQRAVETAVRAADQGYIATIGIRPSHAATGFGYIAAGQARGDLAPFDVYDVTQFVEKPDEAIAREYLEHGGYLWNAGMFIARATVLLDQMAEKEPEMVVALREMAAAWGTERGASVRERLWPTLPKIAIDYTVAEPAADAGKMVCVAAHFDWDDVGDFASVANLLTRGRGSDLAVLGDGAQVLSDGSSGIVVSESDRLVALVGVEDIVVVDTADVLLVTTKSRAQDVKNLVGRMKVTGGGHLL; via the coding sequence ATGACCGAGGCCGCGAAATCCACAGCCCCACTCGACCGCTTAACCTGCGTGATTCCCGCAGGAGGTGTCGGGTCGCGTTTGTGGCCGCTTTCGCGCGCAAACGCCCCGAAGTTCCTCTTGGATCTCACCGGATCAGGCGATTCTTTGCTGCGCGCCACCTGGGCCCGGCTCGCTCCGATCACGCCGCCCGAGCGCGTGATCGTGGTGACCGGGGTCTCGCACCGCGATTCCGTTATCAAACAGTTGCCTGAGCTGCTGACCGAAAACCTCGTGACCGAGAGCGAGCCGAAGGATTCGTCTGCGGCTATTGGTCTCGCCGCCGCAATCCTTGAGCTTCGCGATCCCGACGCCATCATCGGCTCGTTCGCGGCCGATCACGTCATTCGCAACGAGGTATTGTTTCAGCGCGCGGTAGAAACCGCCGTGCGTGCCGCCGATCAGGGGTACATCGCCACCATCGGCATTCGCCCCTCTCACGCTGCCACCGGCTTTGGCTATATTGCCGCGGGCCAGGCACGCGGCGACCTCGCCCCGTTCGACGTGTACGACGTCACCCAGTTCGTCGAGAAGCCTGACGAAGCAATTGCCCGCGAGTACCTTGAGCACGGCGGCTACCTGTGGAACGCCGGCATGTTCATCGCCCGCGCCACGGTGCTGCTCGATCAGATGGCCGAGAAGGAACCTGAAATGGTGGTCGCGCTGCGCGAGATGGCCGCCGCTTGGGGCACCGAGCGCGGCGCTTCGGTGCGCGAGCGCCTCTGGCCGACGCTGCCCAAGATCGCGATCGACTACACGGTCGCCGAGCCGGCCGCAGACGCCGGCAAGATGGTCTGCGTGGCCGCCCACTTTGATTGGGATGACGTCGGAGACTTCGCGTCGGTCGCCAACCTGCTCACCCGCGGCCGCGGTTCAGATCTCGCGGTGCTCGGTGACGGCGCCCAGGTACTCTCTGACGGCTCAAGCGGCATCGTCGTCTCAGAGAGTGACCGCCTCGTCGCTCTCGTGGGCGTCGAAGACATCGTGGTGGTGGATACGGCTGACGTGCTGCTCGTCACCACTAAGTCGCGCGCACAAGACGTGAAGAACCTGGTGGGCCGCATGAAGGTCACCGGCGGCGGCCACCTGCTCTAA
- the sdhA gene encoding succinate dehydrogenase flavoprotein subunit: MATNTHEGEEVTVKDGVTYHQFDVVIVGAGGAGMRAAIEAGPKANTAVITKLYPTRSHTGAAQGGMAAALANVEDDNWEWHTFDTVKGGDYLVDQDAAEILAKEAIDAVIDLENMGLPFNRTPEGKIDQRRFGGHTRDHGKAAVRRACYAADRTGHMILQTLFQNCVKLGVNFFNEYYVLDLVMSGEGKDRKVAGVVAYELATGGIHVFQGKSVIFATGGFGKIFKTTSNAHTLTGDGVGIVWRKGLPLEDMEFYQFHPTGLAGLGILLTEGARGEGAILRNASGERFMERYAPTIKDLAPRDIVARSMVQEVLDGRGAGPNKDYVYLDCTHLGAEVLETKLPDITEFARTYLGVDPVTDPVPVFPTAHYAMGGIPTNVQAEVLMDNDTVVPGLYAAGECACVSVHGSNRLGTNSLLDINVFGKRAGNAAADYAKTAEFVPLPDDAAKEVIELVARFREGTGTERVSDLRRELQEHMDRGAQVFRTEQTLTDVLGVIHDLRLRYNNVGVQDRGMRYNTDLLEAIELGFLLDLAEVLAYTARNRKESRGGHMRDDYPKRDDENYMKHTMAYLTGDPHSADPEDHIRLDWKPVVVTNYQPMERKY; this comes from the coding sequence GTGGCTACCAATACCCATGAGGGCGAAGAGGTCACCGTTAAAGACGGCGTTACCTATCACCAGTTCGACGTTGTAATCGTTGGCGCCGGCGGCGCTGGCATGCGCGCGGCGATCGAGGCTGGCCCCAAGGCCAACACCGCGGTCATCACGAAGCTGTACCCCACTCGTTCGCACACCGGTGCGGCGCAGGGCGGCATGGCCGCAGCGCTCGCCAACGTTGAGGATGACAACTGGGAGTGGCACACCTTTGACACGGTCAAGGGCGGCGACTACCTCGTTGACCAAGACGCGGCAGAGATCCTCGCGAAGGAAGCCATCGACGCGGTCATCGACCTCGAGAACATGGGCCTGCCCTTCAACCGCACGCCCGAGGGCAAGATCGATCAGCGTCGCTTCGGCGGTCACACCCGCGATCACGGCAAGGCAGCGGTTCGCCGTGCTTGCTACGCGGCCGACCGCACGGGCCACATGATCCTGCAGACGCTGTTCCAGAACTGCGTCAAGCTCGGTGTGAACTTCTTCAACGAGTACTACGTACTCGACCTCGTCATGTCGGGCGAGGGCAAGGACCGCAAGGTTGCTGGCGTCGTAGCTTACGAGCTCGCCACCGGCGGCATTCACGTCTTCCAGGGCAAGTCGGTCATCTTCGCGACCGGCGGTTTCGGCAAGATCTTCAAGACCACCTCTAACGCACACACCCTCACCGGTGACGGCGTTGGCATCGTGTGGCGCAAGGGCCTGCCCCTCGAGGACATGGAGTTCTACCAGTTCCACCCGACCGGCCTGGCCGGCCTGGGCATCCTCCTCACCGAGGGCGCCCGAGGCGAGGGCGCAATCTTGCGCAACGCCAGCGGTGAACGCTTCATGGAGCGCTACGCTCCGACCATTAAGGACCTCGCGCCCCGCGATATCGTGGCACGCTCGATGGTGCAGGAAGTGCTCGACGGCCGTGGCGCTGGTCCCAACAAGGACTACGTTTACCTTGACTGCACCCACCTGGGCGCCGAGGTACTCGAGACCAAGCTTCCCGACATCACCGAGTTCGCACGCACCTACCTCGGTGTTGATCCCGTGACCGATCCGGTACCCGTGTTCCCCACGGCTCACTACGCGATGGGTGGCATTCCCACCAACGTGCAGGCCGAGGTGCTCATGGACAACGACACCGTCGTGCCTGGCCTCTACGCCGCTGGCGAGTGCGCCTGTGTTTCGGTGCACGGCTCGAACCGTCTGGGCACCAACTCGCTGCTCGACATCAACGTGTTCGGCAAGCGCGCCGGTAACGCGGCAGCAGACTACGCGAAAACCGCTGAGTTCGTGCCGCTGCCCGACGACGCTGCGAAGGAGGTCATCGAACTGGTGGCCCGCTTCCGCGAGGGAACCGGCACCGAGCGTGTCTCTGACCTGCGTCGCGAGCTGCAGGAGCACATGGACCGTGGCGCTCAGGTGTTCCGCACCGAGCAGACCCTCACCGACGTGCTCGGCGTTATCCACGATCTGCGTCTGCGCTACAACAACGTTGGTGTGCAGGATCGTGGCATGCGCTACAACACCGACCTGCTTGAGGCGATCGAGCTGGGCTTCCTGCTCGACCTCGCTGAGGTGCTCGCGTACACCGCTCGTAACCGCAAGGAAAGCCGTGGCGGCCACATGCGCGACGACTACCCCAAGCGCGACGACGAGAACTACATGAAGCACACGATGGCTTACCTCACGGGCGACCCGCACTCGGCCGACCCCGAGGACCACATCCGCCTGGATTGGAAGCCCGTTGTTGTTACGAACTACCAGCCCATGGAGAGGAAGTACTAG
- a CDS encoding succinate dehydrogenase hydrophobic membrane anchor subunit, translated as MAMTIESPRAKTPAAKRTNWEKWGWIYMRVSGVLLLVLVFGHLFSNLMIGDGVHAIDFGFVGGKLSQPFWMVWDTLLLWLALIHGANGMRTIVNDYVTRPGLAKAFRVALFLSAALLILLGTIVIYTLDPCPAGADPSLVASFCNA; from the coding sequence ATGGCTATGACGATTGAATCGCCTCGCGCGAAAACCCCAGCAGCAAAACGCACCAACTGGGAAAAGTGGGGCTGGATCTACATGCGCGTCTCAGGCGTGCTGTTGCTCGTGCTCGTTTTCGGGCACCTGTTCTCTAACTTGATGATCGGTGACGGCGTACACGCCATCGACTTCGGCTTCGTTGGCGGCAAGCTGTCTCAGCCGTTCTGGATGGTATGGGACACGCTGCTGCTGTGGCTCGCCCTCATCCACGGCGCCAACGGCATGCGCACCATCGTGAACGACTACGTGACTCGCCCCGGCCTGGCCAAGGCCTTCCGCGTTGCACTGTTCCTTTCGGCAGCACTGCTTATTCTGCTCGGCACGATCGTGATTTACACGCTCGATCCCTGCCCCGCTGGCGCAGACCCGTCGCTCGTAGCGTCGTTCTGCAACGCGTAA